In the genome of Deltaproteobacteria bacterium HGW-Deltaproteobacteria-18, one region contains:
- a CDS encoding radical SAM protein: protein MNDERTRDLFIEMNAREYGPIFNYINWITEERASTATQERIQLLQVPGVSVSCLGTKIHHGPLSPGCLKCSRQAWSCLFISGRCNGRCFYCPTPQNMDDPPMSGSVPFHHAQDYADYVRFFGFGGASVSGGEPFLDFDKSLAFVQALRRTCDPALHIWLYTNGMLVTEEKLARLAAAGLNEIRFDIGATDYDLKFARQAAGIVGTVTVEIPAVPEEAGRLAALLPDLSLAGVSHLNLHQLRLTPHNARHLLERDYTYIHGPKVTVLESELCALGLVAHAAERKLELAVNYCSFVYKYRFQAAASRRRFGVSLLENGELLTESGFIRTPATAATAEESGLKPPLPDEADLLTLSLVDSPTYAAAFVRPLANPEFPHREVSVSASFTVFLERHPARQAAQSGAQAPVADSATAGLYEPNLEESCEWITPGLGVYF from the coding sequence ATGAACGATGAACGGACGAGAGACCTTTTTATTGAAATGAATGCCCGCGAATACGGCCCCATCTTCAATTACATCAACTGGATCACAGAAGAACGCGCCAGCACGGCGACCCAGGAAAGAATTCAGCTCCTGCAGGTGCCGGGGGTCAGCGTGTCATGCCTTGGCACCAAGATCCATCACGGCCCCCTGTCGCCGGGATGCCTGAAATGTTCGCGGCAGGCCTGGTCCTGCCTCTTCATCAGCGGGCGCTGCAACGGCCGCTGCTTCTACTGTCCGACGCCCCAAAACATGGATGATCCGCCCATGTCCGGGAGTGTGCCGTTTCACCATGCCCAGGACTACGCCGACTATGTCCGCTTTTTCGGATTCGGAGGGGCGAGCGTCAGCGGCGGCGAACCTTTCCTGGATTTCGACAAGAGCCTCGCCTTCGTGCAGGCACTGCGCCGGACCTGCGATCCGGCGCTGCACATATGGCTCTACACCAACGGCATGCTGGTCACGGAAGAGAAGCTCGCAAGGCTTGCGGCCGCCGGACTGAACGAGATCCGTTTCGACATCGGAGCCACCGACTATGACTTGAAATTCGCGCGTCAGGCGGCAGGCATCGTGGGCACGGTCACCGTGGAAATTCCGGCCGTGCCGGAGGAAGCCGGGCGCCTTGCGGCTTTGCTGCCCGACCTGTCGCTGGCCGGGGTTTCGCACCTGAATCTGCATCAGTTGCGGCTCACTCCGCACAATGCAAGACATCTGCTTGAACGTGATTATACCTACATTCATGGCCCCAAGGTCACGGTGCTGGAATCGGAGCTTTGCGCTCTGGGCCTCGTAGCGCATGCGGCCGAGCGCAAGCTCGAACTGGCGGTAAATTACTGCTCTTTTGTTTACAAATACCGTTTTCAGGCTGCGGCGAGCCGAAGGCGCTTTGGCGTGAGCCTGCTTGAAAACGGGGAATTGCTAACCGAAAGCGGCTTCATTCGCACGCCTGCAACGGCCGCGACTGCAGAAGAATCCGGCTTGAAGCCGCCTCTCCCGGACGAAGCAGACCTGCTCACCTTGAGCCTTGTCGACAGTCCGACTTACGCGGCCGCTTTTGTGAGGCCCCTGGCCAACCCGGAGTTTCCGCATCGGGAAGTCAGCGTCTCGGCGAGTTTCACGGTCTTTCTGGAACGCCATCCCGCCAGGCAGGCAGCACAAAGCGGTGCGCAGGCTCCCGTCGCTGATTCTGCCACAGCAGGCCTCTATGAGCCCAATCTGGAGGAATCATGTGAATGGATCACGCCGGGCCTTGGAGTATACTTTTGA
- a CDS encoding ATP-dependent protease has protein sequence MSESLRLTPDKLRWILDTSTLPFAATDELEPLDEILGQDRGVDALRFGIGIQRPGYNILVTGAPRTGRMDAVKKVLAKVVQNGEIPGDLCYLNNFKDPEAPILVRLRSGFGARLKKNMQQLVEELKKEVPKLFESSEYLARKNEINEAYEKKTASFFMNLEKQVKEAGFALVTFQGRQGQQPEVMPIVDGEPTPILKLEQMVEKGRFPREEFGRIKAKHVEIKAEIDSIFLQIRVLQKEIQEKNRQADKLMFSNLAGELIAPIKAEFACTELDVYFRHMIDNMVDNIAIFFTQEHPPPISVGDPFEQYSVNVLVDNGEQQGPPVIIEEYPTYRNLFGSIERIVDRSGVWRTDFSRIKAGSFVRANGGYLVLNLLDAIMEPGVWQSLKRALKSRKMEIQTYDPFYLFTTSSMKPEPIEMDIKVIVLADTYLYHLLQHHDDDVPKIFKVRADFDSTMDKTGESVLRFARFVRTQSEEHGLRAFDRSAVAALVEEAVRMGGRQEKMAATFPKLTDLLMEADYFAEQEGREMVLRDDVVRAIEARIHRSSLVEEKIQDMIDRGSIMIDTDGAKVGQINGLAVYDMGDVMFGKPSRITAATSMGKAGIINIEREADLSGNTHNKGVLILGGYLRKMFAQDKPLAVCASIAFEQSYSGVDGDSASSTEMYALLSSLSGVPIKQGIAVTGSVNQNGEVQAIGGVNHKIEGFFACCKAKGLTGTQGVIIPKANVPDLMLKAEVVEAVREGRFNIWSVASIEEGIGLLTGKKAGTRKKDGSYPNGSIYALADKRLKELAEGLAKFGKQEDKQEKA, from the coding sequence ATGAGTGAATCGTTACGATTGACGCCTGATAAGCTGCGGTGGATCCTTGACACCTCCACCCTGCCTTTTGCCGCGACGGACGAACTCGAACCCCTGGATGAGATTCTGGGCCAGGACCGGGGCGTGGATGCGCTCAGGTTCGGCATCGGCATCCAGCGCCCGGGCTACAACATCCTGGTCACAGGAGCCCCGCGCACCGGGCGCATGGATGCTGTGAAAAAGGTCCTCGCCAAGGTCGTGCAGAACGGGGAGATACCCGGAGATCTCTGCTACCTGAACAACTTCAAGGACCCCGAGGCCCCCATTCTGGTGCGTCTGAGGTCTGGTTTTGGCGCAAGGCTGAAGAAAAACATGCAGCAGCTGGTCGAGGAACTCAAAAAAGAGGTGCCCAAGCTCTTTGAGAGTTCGGAATATCTGGCGCGCAAGAACGAGATCAACGAGGCCTACGAGAAAAAGACAGCCAGCTTTTTCATGAACCTCGAAAAACAGGTCAAGGAGGCCGGCTTCGCACTGGTTACCTTCCAGGGCCGGCAGGGGCAGCAGCCCGAGGTCATGCCTATCGTCGACGGCGAGCCCACTCCGATCCTGAAGCTCGAGCAGATGGTTGAAAAAGGGCGTTTCCCCCGGGAAGAATTCGGCCGCATCAAGGCCAAGCATGTCGAGATCAAGGCCGAGATAGATTCCATTTTTCTGCAGATCCGGGTTCTGCAGAAGGAAATCCAGGAAAAGAACCGACAGGCCGACAAGCTCATGTTCTCCAATCTTGCCGGCGAGCTCATCGCGCCGATCAAGGCCGAATTCGCCTGTACGGAGCTTGATGTCTATTTCAGGCACATGATCGACAACATGGTCGACAACATCGCAATTTTCTTCACACAGGAGCATCCGCCGCCCATTTCCGTGGGCGACCCCTTCGAGCAGTATTCGGTCAACGTGCTGGTTGACAACGGCGAGCAGCAGGGCCCTCCGGTGATCATCGAGGAGTATCCGACCTACCGCAACCTGTTCGGCAGCATCGAGCGCATCGTGGATCGCAGCGGGGTCTGGCGCACGGATTTTTCCCGCATCAAGGCCGGGTCCTTCGTGCGGGCCAACGGCGGATATCTGGTGCTGAACCTGCTCGACGCCATCATGGAGCCGGGTGTGTGGCAGTCTCTCAAGCGGGCGCTCAAGAGTCGCAAGATGGAGATTCAGACCTACGACCCCTTCTATCTGTTCACCACGTCGTCCATGAAGCCCGAACCCATAGAGATGGACATCAAGGTCATCGTCCTGGCCGACACCTATCTGTACCATCTGTTGCAGCATCATGACGACGATGTGCCCAAGATTTTCAAGGTCCGCGCGGATTTCGACTCCACCATGGACAAAACCGGCGAGTCCGTGCTCCGCTTCGCACGTTTCGTCCGCACCCAGTCCGAGGAACATGGCCTGCGGGCCTTTGACCGCTCGGCCGTGGCCGCGCTGGTGGAAGAGGCCGTGCGCATGGGCGGTCGGCAGGAAAAGATGGCCGCGACTTTCCCGAAGCTGACCGATCTGCTCATGGAGGCCGATTACTTCGCCGAACAGGAAGGCCGCGAGATGGTGCTTCGCGACGACGTGGTCCGAGCCATCGAGGCCCGCATTCACCGCTCGAGCCTTGTCGAGGAAAAGATTCAGGACATGATTGACCGCGGTTCGATCATGATCGATACCGACGGGGCCAAGGTCGGGCAGATCAACGGCCTGGCCGTATACGACATGGGTGACGTGATGTTCGGGAAGCCCAGCCGCATCACCGCCGCCACGTCCATGGGCAAGGCCGGGATCATCAACATAGAGCGGGAGGCCGATCTTTCGGGGAACACCCACAACAAGGGCGTGCTGATCCTTGGCGGTTACCTGCGCAAGATGTTCGCCCAGGACAAACCCCTGGCCGTGTGTGCGTCCATCGCCTTCGAGCAGAGTTATTCCGGGGTGGACGGCGACAGCGCCTCCTCCACGGAAATGTATGCCTTGCTCTCCAGTCTTTCAGGTGTGCCCATCAAGCAGGGCATCGCCGTCACCGGGTCCGTGAACCAGAATGGCGAGGTCCAGGCCATCGGTGGCGTGAATCACAAGATCGAAGGTTTTTTTGCCTGCTGCAAGGCCAAGGGGCTGACCGGGACTCAGGGCGTGATCATCCCGAAGGCCAATGTCCCGGATCTCATGCTCAAGGCTGAAGTGGTCGAGGCCGTGCGCGAGGGACGTTTCAACATCTGGTCTGTGGCCAGCATCGAGGAAGGCATTGGGCTTTTGACCGGCAAAAAGGCCGGTACGCGAAAAAAGGACGGTTCCTATCCCAATGGCAGCATTTACGCCCTGGCGGACAAGCGACTCAAAGAGCTGGCCGAGGGCCTGGCAAAATTTGGCAAACAGGAAGACAAACAGGAAAAGGCCTGA
- a CDS encoding ribonucleoside triphosphate reductase (Catalyzes the reduction of nucleoside 5'-triphosphates to 2'-deoxynucleoside 5'-triphosphates): protein MPQQIVKRDGRVESWSVDRIAQAILKSLNASGIKDPILAKRLAGKVESKLEAEAMPEQELVQDTVEQVLMESRLYQVARRYIVYREKRRAIRSQTETFLDVTETIDSYLDKSDWRVSENANMSHSFQGLMLHLSGSVQARYSLEKYPEEVRQAHEHGYFHIHDLSFGLAGYCAGWSLRDLLLEGFNLEGRCSSGPPKHFDAALGQMVNFLGTLQNEWAGAQAFNNVDTYLAPLVRHDSLTYEEVKQAMQKFVFNLNTTSRWGGQSPFTNLTFDLAPPAHIASEAVIIGGKLQDSTYGEYAVEMEMINRAFLEVMLVGDYHGRIFSFPIPTYNITPDFPWETEVGELLLKLTAKYGVPYFQNFINSDLKPEDVRSMCCRLQMDLRELRKRTGGLFGAGDLTGSIGVVTLNLPKLAYLAQGEEDFLDLVGEYASLAKDSLEFKRKMVTDNMDKGMFPFSSRYLKNGFRSHFSTIGILGGHEACLNLLGKGIDTEAGTRLMVRTLDHLREITVRFQEETGSLYNLEATPAEGTSYRLAKIDKKLYADIQASGNGVPYYTNSTLLPVGHTTDIFSALEHQNRLQPLYTGGTVFHSFLGESVPDTKALKNYLVRALTETKIPYVSITPTFSICKDHGYLTGEQITCPHCGQETEVYTRVVGYYRPVKMWNRGKQEEYKDRVEYSQASCFGQ, encoded by the coding sequence ATGCCTCAGCAGATTGTGAAACGTGATGGCCGTGTTGAATCCTGGTCTGTGGACCGGATAGCCCAGGCAATTTTGAAATCCCTCAACGCCAGTGGCATCAAGGATCCCATCCTGGCCAAGCGTCTGGCCGGAAAGGTCGAGTCCAAACTTGAGGCCGAGGCCATGCCCGAGCAGGAGCTGGTTCAGGACACCGTCGAGCAGGTGCTCATGGAGTCCAGACTTTATCAGGTCGCACGGCGCTACATCGTGTACCGCGAGAAGCGTCGCGCGATTCGCAGCCAGACCGAGACTTTCCTGGACGTGACCGAGACCATCGACAGCTATCTGGACAAGTCCGACTGGCGTGTCAGCGAAAACGCCAACATGTCCCATTCCTTTCAGGGCCTGATGCTGCATTTGTCCGGTTCCGTGCAGGCCCGGTATTCCCTGGAGAAATATCCAGAGGAAGTCCGGCAGGCTCACGAGCACGGCTATTTTCACATCCATGACCTTTCTTTCGGCCTGGCCGGATATTGCGCCGGCTGGTCCCTGCGCGACCTTTTGCTCGAGGGCTTCAACCTTGAAGGGCGCTGTTCGTCCGGTCCGCCCAAGCATTTTGACGCGGCCCTTGGACAGATGGTCAATTTTCTTGGAACGCTACAGAACGAATGGGCCGGTGCGCAGGCCTTCAACAACGTGGACACGTATCTGGCTCCGCTGGTCCGCCATGACAGCCTCACCTACGAGGAAGTCAAGCAGGCCATGCAGAAGTTCGTGTTCAACCTGAACACAACCTCGCGCTGGGGCGGACAGAGCCCCTTCACCAACCTGACCTTCGATCTGGCTCCGCCTGCGCACATTGCTTCGGAGGCCGTCATCATCGGCGGCAAGCTGCAGGACAGCACCTACGGCGAGTATGCGGTCGAAATGGAGATGATCAACCGGGCCTTCCTTGAGGTCATGCTGGTCGGCGACTATCATGGGCGGATTTTTTCCTTCCCCATCCCGACCTACAACATCACTCCGGATTTTCCCTGGGAGACGGAGGTCGGCGAGCTGCTGCTAAAGCTTACGGCCAAATACGGCGTTCCGTATTTTCAGAACTTCATCAATTCGGACCTCAAACCCGAGGACGTGCGTTCCATGTGCTGCCGTCTGCAGATGGACCTGCGCGAGCTGCGCAAGCGTACCGGCGGTCTTTTTGGCGCAGGGGATCTGACAGGCTCCATCGGTGTGGTGACCCTCAACCTGCCCAAGCTGGCCTATCTGGCCCAGGGCGAGGAAGACTTTCTGGACCTGGTGGGCGAGTATGCCTCCCTGGCCAAGGATTCCCTTGAGTTCAAGCGCAAGATGGTCACGGACAACATGGACAAGGGCATGTTTCCCTTTTCCAGCCGCTACCTCAAAAACGGCTTTCGCAGCCATTTCAGCACCATCGGCATCCTGGGCGGCCACGAAGCCTGCCTGAATCTGCTCGGCAAGGGCATCGATACCGAGGCTGGGACAAGGCTCATGGTCCGTACCCTGGACCATCTGCGGGAGATCACGGTGCGCTTTCAGGAGGAGACGGGCAGCCTCTACAACCTCGAAGCCACTCCGGCCGAGGGGACCAGCTACCGCTTGGCCAAGATTGACAAGAAGCTTTATGCGGACATCCAGGCCTCCGGAAACGGGGTGCCCTACTACACCAACTCGACCCTGCTCCCCGTGGGGCATACCACGGACATCTTCTCCGCCCTGGAGCATCAGAACCGGCTGCAGCCCTTGTACACCGGAGGCACTGTTTTTCACAGCTTCCTGGGCGAATCCGTGCCGGACACCAAAGCCCTGAAGAACTATCTGGTGCGCGCCCTGACCGAGACCAAGATTCCCTACGTGTCCATTACGCCGACCTTTTCGATCTGCAAGGACCACGGCTATCTGACAGGTGAGCAGATCACCTGCCCGCACTGCGGCCAGGAGACGGAAGTGTACACCCGCGTGGTGGGCTACTACCGTCCGGTCAAGATGTGGAACCGCGGAAAACAGGAAGAGTACAAGGATCGGGTGGAATATTCCCAGGCCTCCTGTTTCGGGCAATAA
- the trxB gene encoding thioredoxin-disulfide reductase, with protein MEENTLENEMYDLVIVGGGPAGLSAGIYAMRAALHTVLIEKGMPGGQIALTKDVENYPGIEEVGGFELCEKFLNHAKRYDLEIRENEVARVEPGVDYHEVVLNDGTRLHAHSVILAPGGSARKLGVPGEMEQYGKGVSYCATCDGFFFRGKTVVVVGGGDTALEDALYLSKICAKVYLVHRRDEFRGSRILQQRVFAESRITLVLDSVLDDIVADDQGVTDVTVRNVKTEETQKITTDGVFIFVGFLPNNALVPAGVKMNAAGYVVTDEKCETSLPGIFAVGDLRQKYANQIVLAAADGCVAALAAAHYVEARKAQAARK; from the coding sequence TTGGAGGAAAATACCTTGGAAAACGAAATGTATGATCTGGTTATTGTCGGCGGTGGCCCGGCCGGGCTTTCAGCGGGAATCTACGCCATGCGCGCGGCGCTGCACACGGTTCTGATCGAAAAGGGCATGCCGGGCGGCCAGATCGCCCTGACCAAGGACGTGGAGAACTATCCGGGTATCGAAGAGGTCGGCGGTTTCGAACTGTGCGAAAAATTCCTGAATCACGCCAAGCGTTACGATCTGGAGATTCGTGAAAACGAGGTCGCACGGGTCGAGCCGGGGGTGGATTATCATGAGGTGGTCCTGAACGATGGGACCCGCCTGCACGCGCATTCGGTCATTCTTGCGCCTGGCGGATCCGCCCGCAAGCTGGGCGTTCCCGGCGAAATGGAACAGTACGGCAAGGGCGTGTCCTATTGCGCCACCTGCGACGGATTCTTCTTTCGCGGCAAGACCGTTGTCGTCGTCGGCGGTGGAGACACGGCCCTGGAAGACGCCCTCTACCTGTCCAAGATTTGCGCCAAGGTCTATCTGGTGCACCGCCGCGATGAATTTCGCGGCAGCCGCATCCTGCAGCAGCGGGTCTTTGCCGAGTCGCGCATCACGCTGGTGCTTGATTCCGTACTGGACGACATCGTCGCCGATGATCAGGGCGTGACCGATGTGACCGTCAGGAACGTGAAGACCGAGGAGACCCAAAAGATCACCACCGACGGCGTATTCATCTTTGTGGGCTTTTTGCCCAACAACGCTCTGGTCCCTGCGGGAGTGAAGATGAACGCCGCCGGTTACGTGGTTACCGACGAGAAATGCGAAACCAGTCTGCCCGGCATTTTCGCCGTGGGCGACCTGCGGCAGAAGTATGCCAACCAGATCGTCCTGGCCGCCGCCGATGGTTGCGTGGCCGCCCTGGCCGCCGCCCACTACGTGGAAGCTCGAAAAGCCCAGGCCGCCCGCAAATAG
- a CDS encoding ABC transporter permease: protein MFFLESLGAALTLLLRFDPEMLHIVGVSLNVSFWSTLVACIVGVPAGFLIGIARFRLKQAVITFFNTMLALPTVVIGLLVYSLLSRRGVLGSLGWLYTQKAMVVGQIILITPIVIAFTIAAVGRIDDRYRRTALTLGASAWQVALVILREARFSIMAAVVAAFGRVISEIGISMMLGGNARGFTRTMTTAMALEYDKGEFVLALGLGIVLLAISLGVNVLLGYAQGRTQR from the coding sequence ATGTTTTTTTTGGAGAGTCTGGGGGCCGCGCTGACCCTTTTGCTGCGATTTGATCCGGAGATGCTGCATATCGTCGGTGTGTCTCTGAATGTGAGTTTCTGGTCCACCCTGGTCGCCTGCATTGTTGGGGTCCCGGCAGGATTTTTGATTGGCATAGCAAGGTTTCGTCTCAAGCAGGCTGTCATCACTTTCTTCAACACCATGCTGGCTCTGCCCACCGTGGTCATCGGCCTTTTGGTCTATTCCCTGCTCTCTCGGCGCGGCGTTTTAGGTTCCCTGGGTTGGCTCTACACCCAGAAGGCCATGGTTGTCGGCCAGATCATTCTCATCACCCCCATCGTCATCGCCTTTACCATCGCCGCCGTGGGCCGCATCGACGACCGCTACCGGCGTACGGCCCTGACCCTGGGCGCTTCGGCCTGGCAGGTTGCGCTGGTAATCCTGCGTGAGGCACGCTTCAGCATCATGGCCGCCGTTGTGGCCGCCTTTGGCCGCGTCATTTCGGAGATAGGCATCTCCATGATGCTCGGCGGCAACGCCAGAGGTTTCACCCGAACCATGACCACGGCCATGGCTCTGGAGTACGACAAGGGCGAATTCGTCCTCGCCCTGGGGCTGGGCATTGTACTGCTGGCCATCAGCTTGGGCGTGAACGTGCTGCTGGGCTACGCGCAGGGGAGGACGCAGCGATGA
- a CDS encoding anaerobic ribonucleoside-triphosphate reductase activating protein, which yields MTDTIPSWERVRGMVPVSLCDWPGKITCVLFAGGCNLRCPTCHNASLAWKWTSLPSLDREIVLSDLRRRKRWLDGITLSGGEPTCLADLDGLLADLASTGLPVKLDSNGSAPDALERVLESGLAQAVAVDVKGPWSMYPELTGQALAADAARDALREVFDLARAYPGRVYFRCTKVPSLTPDDLETTRAQMPQGLPLHFQEFVPPRSNDDFS from the coding sequence ATGACTGACACGATTCCTTCGTGGGAACGCGTGCGCGGTATGGTGCCGGTGAGTCTCTGCGACTGGCCGGGTAAAATCACGTGCGTGCTTTTTGCCGGCGGCTGCAATCTGCGCTGTCCGACCTGCCACAATGCGTCCCTGGCCTGGAAATGGACCTCGCTGCCGAGTCTCGACCGGGAAATTGTTCTGTCCGACCTGCGCCGCCGCAAGCGCTGGCTGGACGGAATCACCCTGTCGGGGGGAGAGCCGACCTGCCTGGCTGACCTGGACGGGCTGCTCGCGGATCTGGCCTCGACCGGCCTGCCGGTCAAGCTCGATTCCAACGGCTCCGCGCCTGATGCCCTTGAGCGGGTGCTTGAGTCCGGCCTTGCTCAGGCCGTGGCCGTGGACGTCAAGGGGCCCTGGTCCATGTATCCGGAGCTGACCGGACAGGCCCTGGCGGCCGATGCGGCCCGCGATGCGCTGAGAGAGGTCTTCGACCTGGCTCGCGCGTATCCCGGACGTGTCTATTTTCGCTGCACCAAGGTGCCGAGCCTGACGCCCGATGATCTGGAGACGACCCGGGCCCAGATGCCGCAAGGCCTGCCCTTGCATTTCCAGGAATTTGTGCCTCCTCGAAGCAATGACGATTTTTCCTGA
- a CDS encoding tungsten ABC transporter substrate-binding protein: protein MKRILVLFLLLAMPGLVFAQDKVLKMSTTTSTQSSGLLDVLLPEFKKDTGIDVKVVAKGTGAAIRDGVDGNVDVIFVHDPAREEKFVADGFGTKRYYVMYNDFLIIGPAADPAGAKGADAAESMKKIAMSEAVFVSRGDDSGTHAKEQALWKATGLSLKEEDTVFKGKTKEVTFKAVHPEGMKMYMSIGQGMGKALTFTEEKQGYTITDRGTYVQYKYGRPEGLDLEPISEGDKNLFNPYGVIPVNPEKHPHVRFDLADTFAKWVVSERGQKVIGDYKLLDKQLFFPDAK from the coding sequence ATGAAGAGAATTTTGGTGCTGTTTCTTTTGTTGGCTATGCCGGGATTGGTTTTCGCCCAGGACAAGGTGCTCAAGATGTCGACCACGACCAGCACGCAGTCCTCCGGCCTGCTTGATGTTTTGCTTCCCGAGTTCAAGAAAGACACGGGTATTGACGTCAAGGTCGTGGCCAAAGGCACTGGCGCGGCCATCCGTGACGGCGTGGACGGGAATGTGGACGTGATTTTCGTGCATGATCCGGCCCGCGAGGAGAAATTTGTTGCCGATGGTTTCGGTACCAAACGCTACTATGTCATGTACAACGATTTTCTGATCATCGGACCTGCCGCCGATCCGGCCGGAGCTAAGGGCGCCGACGCGGCCGAGTCCATGAAGAAGATCGCCATGTCCGAGGCCGTGTTCGTGTCCCGTGGCGATGACAGCGGTACCCATGCCAAGGAGCAGGCACTGTGGAAGGCCACGGGGCTGTCTCTGAAGGAAGAGGACACTGTTTTCAAGGGTAAGACCAAGGAAGTGACCTTCAAGGCCGTTCATCCCGAAGGAATGAAGATGTACATGTCCATCGGCCAGGGCATGGGAAAGGCCCTGACCTTTACCGAGGAGAAGCAGGGATACACCATCACCGATCGGGGCACTTACGTGCAGTATAAGTACGGCCGCCCTGAGGGCTTGGATCTGGAACCCATCAGCGAAGGCGACAAGAATCTTTTCAATCCCTATGGCGTGATCCCGGTCAACCCGGAAAAGCACCCCCATGTCCGCTTTGATCTGGCTGACACCTTTGCCAAGTGGGTAGTCTCCGAGCGCGGTCAGAAGGTCATCGGCGACTACAAACTCCTTGACAAGCAGCTTTTCTTTCCCGACGCAAAGTAG
- a CDS encoding transporter, which translates to MKASQNPAPHTVSSGRADHGRIVEEGSACLDSLQLEQLEREFRIWAKDSKRADVTLSRKRILLIFLLIRHTGAKLHEVLDLNPQADIDHDGLIVTFGKSMPDQVRSVPLAHALALEIRDLFADEAFRHAAGQALSVDPAFVRRKFYERALACGFPKNLGSPEMIRKSRGVELMQSNMPLPAVQMYLGHSTPNLTSAYVSFSEDEIRAITSSFLHRESHRKTSARNSFFGKITAIRPAEIQAEVELTTLDGQKISSVITLDSLRRLGLKTGRLATVEVKAPWVTLYKTDKEPLCTAENRIPGVITRIKRSRINTEYVLRIGPDTELCVITTTGSLRRLELQERDSVWAVFGSYATILRVD; encoded by the coding sequence ATGAAAGCCTCGCAAAATCCCGCTCCACATACTGTATCCTCCGGTCGCGCCGATCATGGCAGAATCGTCGAGGAGGGCTCGGCCTGTCTTGATTCCCTCCAGCTTGAACAACTGGAGCGGGAGTTCCGAATCTGGGCCAAAGACTCCAAACGCGCGGACGTGACCTTATCCCGCAAACGCATCCTGCTCATCTTCCTGCTCATCCGCCACACCGGAGCCAAACTGCACGAGGTCCTCGACCTGAACCCTCAGGCGGACATCGACCATGACGGCCTGATCGTGACCTTCGGCAAGTCCATGCCGGACCAGGTCAGGTCCGTACCTCTGGCGCACGCTCTGGCCTTGGAAATTCGGGACCTCTTTGCCGACGAGGCCTTTCGCCACGCGGCCGGTCAGGCACTGAGCGTTGACCCGGCCTTCGTTCGACGCAAGTTCTATGAGCGGGCCCTGGCCTGCGGCTTTCCAAAAAACCTTGGCAGCCCGGAGATGATCCGCAAATCCAGGGGCGTGGAACTGATGCAGTCCAACATGCCCCTGCCCGCCGTACAGATGTATCTCGGGCACTCCACGCCCAACCTGACCTCCGCCTACGTGTCCTTTTCCGAAGACGAGATCCGGGCCATAACCTCGTCCTTCCTGCACCGTGAAAGCCACCGCAAGACCAGCGCGCGCAATTCCTTTTTCGGAAAAATCACGGCCATCCGTCCCGCCGAAATTCAGGCCGAGGTGGAACTCACCACCCTTGACGGCCAGAAAATCTCTTCGGTCATCACCCTGGACAGCCTGCGCCGCCTGGGCCTCAAGACCGGGCGACTGGCCACGGTGGAGGTCAAGGCACCCTGGGTGACCCTCTACAAGACCGACAAAGAGCCCTTGTGCACGGCTGAAAATCGCATTCCTGGCGTCATCACCCGCATCAAGCGCAGCCGGATCAACACCGAATACGTGCTGCGCATCGGCCCGGACACCGAACTGTGCGTCATCACGACCACTGGCAGCCTGCGCCGTCTTGAACTGCAGGAGAGGGATTCCGTCTGGGCCGTTTTCGGCAGTTACGCCACCATTCTGCGGGTCGACTGA